From a single Hymenobacter sp. YIM 151500-1 genomic region:
- the ald gene encoding alanine dehydrogenase, translating to MIIGVPKEIKNNENRVGLTPAGVAEFRKHGHQVYVQASAGTGSGFEDAEYQQAGATILPTIADVYGQAEMIVKVKEPIAEEYPLIKENQLLFTYFHFASSEELTHAMIERKAVCLAYETVELPSRALPLLIPMSEVAGRMAPQEGAKYLEKPLKGRGILLGGVPGVKPAEVLVLGGGIVGTQAAKIAAGLGARVTIMDISLTRLRELDDIMPKNVVTQYSNEYNIREAIKTADLIVGAVLIPGAKAPHLITREMLKTMKPGTVLVDVAVDQGGCIETCKPTTHENPTFIIDDIVHYCVANMPGAVPYTSTLALTNATLPYAVKLANLGWQEACRRDEALRLGLNVVGGKVVYKGVADAWNLRLEAVESVMEEAAVV from the coding sequence ATGATTATCGGCGTTCCGAAAGAGATTAAAAACAACGAAAACCGCGTGGGCCTGACGCCCGCTGGCGTTGCTGAGTTCCGCAAGCACGGCCACCAGGTGTACGTGCAGGCTTCGGCCGGCACGGGTAGCGGCTTCGAGGACGCCGAGTATCAGCAGGCAGGCGCTACCATCCTGCCCACCATTGCCGACGTGTACGGCCAGGCCGAGATGATTGTGAAGGTGAAGGAGCCGATTGCCGAGGAATACCCGCTCATCAAGGAAAACCAGCTGCTGTTCACCTACTTCCACTTTGCCAGCAGCGAGGAGCTGACCCACGCCATGATTGAGCGCAAGGCCGTGTGCCTGGCCTACGAGACGGTGGAACTGCCTTCCCGCGCCCTGCCCCTGCTTATTCCGATGAGCGAGGTGGCCGGTCGTATGGCTCCGCAGGAAGGTGCCAAGTACCTGGAAAAGCCCCTGAAAGGCCGCGGCATTCTGCTGGGTGGCGTGCCCGGCGTGAAGCCCGCCGAAGTGCTGGTGCTGGGCGGTGGCATTGTAGGTACGCAGGCGGCGAAAATTGCCGCTGGCCTGGGCGCCCGCGTCACCATCATGGACATCAGCCTGACCCGCCTGCGGGAGCTGGATGACATCATGCCCAAGAACGTAGTGACCCAGTACTCAAACGAGTACAACATCCGCGAGGCCATCAAAACCGCCGACCTCATCGTGGGCGCCGTGCTGATTCCGGGCGCCAAGGCTCCCCACCTTATCACCCGCGAGATGCTGAAGACCATGAAGCCCGGCACCGTGCTCGTGGACGTGGCCGTGGACCAGGGTGGCTGCATCGAAACCTGCAAACCTACCACCCACGAAAACCCCACCTTCATCATCGACGACATCGTGCACTACTGCGTGGCCAACATGCCCGGTGCCGTACCCTACACCTCCACCCTGGCCCTGACCAACGCCACGCTGCCCTACGCCGTGAAGCTGGCCAACCTGGGCTGGCAGGAAGCCTGCCGCCGCGACGAGGCCCTGCGCCTCGGCCTGAACGTGGTAGGTGGCAAAGTAGTTTACAAAGGTGTAGCTGACGCCTGGAACCTGCGCCTGGAGGCCGTAGAATCGGTGATGGAAGAGGCGGCTGTTGTTTAA